Below is a genomic region from Carassius carassius chromosome 50, fCarCar2.1, whole genome shotgun sequence.
GCTGGAgtaagagacagcagcagcagcagtggtGGTTTCTGGGGGGCTCCAGTCTGGCACTGGTCTCTCCGGGTGGTCCTGGTGGAGGGGTGTGCACGTGGCAGGAGCTGACTGACAGCACTACTCTCATCATGCTGGACCGTTCACTGCTGCCTCGGGGTTGGCTGTGCACTGCTCTGATCTAGTTGAGAACAAGAGAGGTGATTGATGTCAGAGGTGGATGCAACACTAAACTAGAGGAAATGGGAAAAGGTGGAGGGCACAGAACTCACTTGGCTTCGTCCATAGCAGCCGCATCCTCAAGAGGACCATTTAGAGCTTTGCAAGTGGATTTTGCTTTCTCTTCTAAGTGCTttatactgaagaaaaaaaaagtgaatgctggttaaacaaaaaaaatgtcctTATACACAcaataaatagaaacatttttaaaatcgcCATGTTTTATTTTGCATAGTGGCAAAGCACGctacagcgattgagtgcacaCACTGAGACGGGACAAGGTACACATCAACTTGTCTTAAGATGAGGGAAGAACATAATATGGAAAAAACATTGGCGTTTCCTTTAAATAAAAGACTCTTACCCTGGTTTCTGACAGTTGCTAGGAGGACAACTGCTTTTCTCCACTTCCCCACTCTCTGCAACAAACAACTTTGCAGATGCGTCATCAGAGGTAGATCGTGTCTCTTCTTCGCTACAGGACGATCAGAGAGGACAGCGTTTTAAAGAGTGTTCACTGACACTCTAAAGAATAAAAGCCCCATTTAAAATCCCTGGACAAACATGCAGAATGGAACGGACCACATTAAAAGCAATGGGCCAAAACAGAAAATGTTCTGAAATGGGGACTGGCGGACAAGTAAGATGCGAGCATGACGTACGGAGACGGGAGTGACTATAAACCACACAACAACTGGTTAAGACGATGAGCTTGTTTAGTATGTGAGTGTGaaatgatgctgtaaattcaaAGCTAGTAATATTACAAAGTGATCGCATGCCAGCAATCTTAACCTTTGGGGTGGCATCGGGCCAAACAgtcatttaattaattacaacCTCCTCTAAAGTCTCATGCCAGGAAGAACAGGGCAGATTTTTCGACTAGGGAAGGTCTACAGAGATGCATCCTCCTTTATCAGACTGATTTACACAAATTAGAGTTCTTACACAGCCCTGGTTTAAAAGGGCCCTGTGAAAGAGCCACAGGACCAAACCGCAGCAAAGGATACAAATCTATAAATCTTTACCTGCGGTGTTGGAAAGACTATGATACATATGGGCTTAAAACTTTTGGGATCAGAATGAGCTACTTTTAAGGATCCATGGGGCATTTCATGCCGTTAACATCCAGTACATCTGATATTAACATGCAAATGGTGATGGATACAttactgtttaaaaaacaaacaaacatacgaACAAACAAAACATGGTTACAAATCAAAACGCAGTGGCTGACATGGGAAAAACCGAACAGAACAAGACACGCCCCCTGATTGGCTGTACATACCAATACGATTTCAACACTCTGAAGCCACAAGTACgccaaagagagagaggaagctcATGTTGTAAGAGTTGCAGTTCAAGAAGGAAAGATAGTTCTTTTTTGTGTTCTCAAACAGACAAAACAGATGTTACAAAGCTCTGCATCTTAACAGCCCCCGTTAAAAAGAGACACGGTGGGCGGCCAGGGCCTCGCTGGCTCTAggtgcaggaggaggaggaggatacgTGACAAGGAAAGATCAGGTCTACATGCAGAGTGAAGTGAAGCTTGTGTCTCAAAAGGGAAAAGAGGAAGTGATGTGAGGCACTGTGTGTGAAACCTGCAGGACTCACCTCTTGAAAATAGCAGTTTCAGTTTTGGCGTCTACAGTAAGGCTGACTGTCTCCTTCATAGAGCCGTTGGTGACCGTTTCTGTGATGCGGTCACTGACAGGCTCTTCCTCAGGGTCCAAGCCATCCCCTACCCTCCCTGTAGGGGAAGTCAGGGTGGTCTCGTTGGGAAGCCACTCCTCTGTGTCTAAATAACACCATTGTTTTATTCCAAGCACTGCATGTTGACCAATGGACAGAAGGAATAGTTAAAGGGTCTATTCTTACTTTCTTGCTGCATGGGCGCGTTGACTCCCAGAGGGTCTGTTTCTATGCTGGTCTCCATGGCTACAGGGGAATTGCTCCTCAAAGGATCCTTGGGACTAAAAGgagaaaaattaacaaattaatttttacattttactgatGCTAATTCATTCAACTGAGTTTAAATGAGAAAATATATCTAGTTAACattacttaaagtatactttaagtgaacttaaaacaaatCTATTACAataaatgcagtgtgtgtgtcttattatacacagttttttatttatgGTGGGTATCATTTACAATCAATGCACAAGACTGTTAAATACCCAAAATCTTCTCAgtttacaatgcaaaaaaaaaaaaaaacctggatacaTGACCGTACAGGTTTTGTGCTTAAGCACAATCAGTGCATTTTAAACATGCATAAACATGTGAATGTACCTGACGGGTGTGAGGCTGGAGAAGTCAGCCCAACCTCTCTCTGCATTTGCAGTGTTTGGAGAGTTCCAGCCCGAAGGTTCGGGCACTGCAGTCGGTGATGTTGAGACCGGTgcgctgggagccgtggagctgCCTGTGTCCATAGGTATGTCATCAAAATTTGCCGTCCATACCGATCCTGAAACAAAATAAGACACAGAACAAGGATGTATGATCCTTGACCTTCAGCTGAATACTAAACGGTGATAGACATGGTAGCTGATCATTTCTATTCTCACCATCCCCAGAGTCCACTTCCATTCTGTCGTCAGAGGTGGCGTTGGTGGATTCGAATGGGTCTCGCTTCCCATCCTCCTCCTCAGAGTCCGTACTATCCTCACTATCTGTACTTCCTGAGCTCCTGTGTAGGAAGAAAGCTGTGGAGAACCAAATGCTGGCATGATGAAAAACACTGCTTGATGAGTTCCAAGGATTACAATACCTGGGACGTCTCTGAGCTTCCGGTGCGAATGTGACGTCCTTCTCATCCCAGATATCTTCCTCATCCGATCCTGCATCCTCAAACTGCTGGATCTTTTCCTTACAGCAGGCCTCAAAGAGTGCCATGTTTGCCTACAAGCACAATAGGAAAAAGCTATGAAAACACATCATGAGCTTTACAAGACATTCAGCTAATAATCTAATACTTTGATTCAATATCTCATATACTTACACTTTCATTTGTATTCAAGGAAAAATTGATGTCTGATATTCTATCAAAGGGAATACTGCAAGGTTAAAAAAAAGAATGGGTTTTAGTTTAGTTAAGCCCTTAAGACCAAGAGCAGCACCCATAACCTACAGCATTACTGACAGTCACCATGCACACACCACCAATCTATTCAAGACACATGGATAATCAGAACAGACACACTTATGTGATCAGAAGTAATCTACAATGTATGATCCATGATTTAACACACACAACCCACCGAAACAGGCTTTGTGAGTTCATTGaaaagcaacaaaaaataaaacgttaACCAAAAGCCCCCACATACAACGCTAAACCCTCCCAATTGATTTGTTAGCAGCAAAAATGGCGTTAAATCTAAAAAGCATCATGCACGAAAGGTACTTACTCCCCGACATCATCCTGATCGGCAAACTCTTCATCATTGAAGCCAAACTGCTCAATAAAATTGGACGTCATTTGTTGCATCTGATAATCAGAAAAGGCCTGGCAAACCCAGGACCAACGATAATGATACATATACACTACAAAGAAGCTTCATTTCAAAACAGCTGATAGCAGTTAAGCGTCTTGCATCAAAAAGCACTTAAAGGactaaaacaattataaatgcaTTAACAGTTTAAACCGAAATGGATTAAGTATTTTAAGCAGTGCCATTAACGGAATCATTAAGATATTACAATTAATAGCAGCTTTTGTGAGCTCATTCAGGCACAGACTTACTTGCTGTATGGAGGAGTCCTGATGAAACCCGCTGTCTTTAAAATCTACCTCATCATCGCTGGATGAGTGTATGTGGTGTGTGTTAACCTGAGAATGGataggggaagaaaaaaaaaaaagttttgatgtcaaatatatttttataagcaTTATAAAACAGAAGCAGAATTTTTGGAAGCGAGAAAATGAAACTTGAGCCCACTTACTAAGTCAACAGTGTTTTTCTTGTTTGTATCTGCTAGCTGTCCTGAAGTAAACGCTTCCCATCGTTCCCTATCCTCCTCTGGAAGCTCTGCAAGTGTGCAAATGTAAGTGGAAAAGGCTTTGTAAATAGactgaaatgaagaaaaaactaaaagAATTATATGCATTTGAACGAACCTGAGAGGAGCTGCTGAATTTGTGTCCCATTGGGGCCTTTGTCGCTGTTTTGGACTATAGAGTTTGCTATTCTAGTCAGGTGACCCATGTAACCTCTCCGCCGCCCACCCTCAGTCCTGAGGAAACAGATGAAGGATTTAGTAAAGACCTCTTCAGACACAGAGTCACAGATGTGTAAACAGGATGGTTCCTCTCCTTCACACGCAAGCGATCAGATTTATGAGTTACTTACTGCTCCTTCTCATTTGATCCCCAGGCATCAAGAATTGTTTGTATTAACTGGCACTTCTGAAAGAGCTGCGGGTCAGAAGAGAGGAGGACACATTAAACGTTGATTTGTCAAGCAAACAGCTTGTTTCCAAAGAGCGAGTGAGTGGATGGGATGATAAACTCACATGTTTAATAAGGATGTTTTCTCTTATGGGCTCTTGGTCGTTTTCTCTGTTGATTTCAGGAGATTCACTTTGGGTTGAAGGCATCGCTAAGATCATCGCCGTACAGATTTCTACTTGTGTGTGTAGAAAATTATTCCACAAGTATTTAAAGTACATGTCCTTGAGACAAAAGAGAAATTTATTTTAGAACATTTTTTGCATTCAAGCAGAGATTGTATTATACAAACATCCTTTCTTAACTAAATCTTTTGACAACAGGTTCGTTCCAATATGTAATTTCAATatgttttattcagcaaagatgcattaaattaactgaaaaagacagtaatttataatgtaacaaaacattgtatttgaaaTTAATGAGCTTTTGATATCTAATTGAACAGAGAATATCAGAACACcgattttgtaaaaaatttacaCCAAAATATTAAGTACTACAACaaggattctgaaggatcatgggacactggcTGTTTACATGCACAAATTTTTGGTTCAATCGGACAGAATTCGTTCTCATTGATGAATCTTATTGTAGTGTATACATTAATGCTAAATGAAGTGATTGGGTTGATGTGTGCGTTTATGTCACATGTTGCGTATATATGTTTGCACATAATAACTACTCTCCTACACTGtttctttaattgtttttaacagcagaattaatatttatccaTTCATGGATACATGTAAACCGCTGTTTACAAATGGATTACTTGGTTGCATGTAAATGCAgccattgaagactggagtactggctgttgaaaattcagctttgcatcacaagaattaattacactttaaaaaaactagtctattttaaattgtaagaatccccccccccccccaatcacaGCACTCTTAATTGCATCTCAATCACTCACTAGTATGACTCCCAGTGTGTTGAGGGCAATGAGCTCCTGGTTGATGATATGCGTGTTGGTCTGAAGAAGGCTGGTCACTAGTCGCACCACATTTAGACGAGTATTTCCCACTGGTGGATCCAACACTCCCCATGTGGTATTCAAGACagttttctaataaaataaaataataaaaagttgatTTAACATACAAGAAATACTAAAAATACAACACTGTAATCGACTTTGTCAAAATAGCATACAACAACTACAAACAACTATAGAAACAATATTAATCCAACATATATGGCTGTGTGCAGTAGCCAAGCTTTTCTTTAAAAGGGCAAGATTCTGCCAGGTTATTTGTACAGGCACAAAGTGTTGCTGTTGTCCAAAAGTAAATGTAATTAGGAATTTGGAGATTACTGTCTAAGTGAGGTCAGCTGATATAAAGTGCCAAAGTTTAGCCAACAGACATTCACAATGTTTTCACCTTTGGGGGCTCGAGCAAAAGCTGGTGAAAATCTTTCAGCCTGGGTCTGACAGCATCTAGGATACTCTGATTGACAGAGAATGAAGGGTGGTTCATTCCAGAGGGACAAATCTCCAGATGGCCTTCAAACCTGAAAGGAAAAACCAAGGAGGATATTCAAATATGAACAAGGACCCATGAAAacagatataaaaataataaaatgaacttACGCTGGTCTCCGTGTCTCAAATAGGGTCAGAAGAATCTGGATCACACTGACTATGGCAGACTCATTCTTCTCTTTGTCAAAGATGTTTGACAGCAACTGCTCTACCGTCTCTTGTCTGAAAAGGCAGACAAACAGTCCATTCAGTACTACAGCATTAGCGTGCCTGAAACTAGAGCTCAACCTTAATCCCTTCAAAAATGCAGCTTTCTAAAGTCACTAGAAGGAATTTTATTGAGATGGAAAACTCACTTCTCCAGTGTGGCCAGCAGAGGGTCGGGCTCTGAGCAGCCCTGCACCTGGAACATTTGATCTCTGCTCAGCCGAATGATCTCACAGAGTGACTGAGACGCGTTTGAGTGTCTCTGGGTGGAGGGAACAAGCATTTATTGTTGCAAAGCTAGCAAGTAAGGATGGGTCACTAGGACTCAACAACAAGGGCTGGTCAGacatgcagtgtttttttttttttccctcaaacccaacatttcaccacaaaaataaaaatttaaacaaattcaaattcaaacttATTTAGATCAGAGACGCCCAAATTTTTTAATATGAAGGGccaaatatgtaatatttataaatgcataatatttaaacaaaaaacaatataaataatatatcaatttttatttatttttataaatgaaaaaatgtaaggaaaaaaaagaaatgttgcaattGCATGTTTTTACCCTCcaactttgaaaaataaatatatttttttaaatgcattacatttcttTACTGGACTTCACTTACATCCTCGTCTTGTGACGGCTGCACCATGTCAACCAGCCGCTGTATAACTTTCTCTTCATTTAGCCACTGCAGGAGAACAGATGAAGAGGAAACTGTGAGGTGGTATTACGATGACAGTGAAATGACTAATCCGTGATGAATTTCCTGctctatttaaatgaaaaacatctgTATCTACAAAACAAAAACTTATGCATGCACAAAACCAAACTGCTTTTTTACCCCAACAAAACAGAGATGCAACATCATGAAAACCTTTCATGTAAGTATGAAAACTCACATTTAATACATCTTGTCTAAGCTGCTGTGGCTCGATGCAGGTGAGCATCCTGAGCAGGAGGTCCATAATGGCCGAGGTCCCTATGTGCTTGATCAACAGATCCACAAAGTCTTCCCTCTTCCTGAGGAACTCTACGATCTAGATTCAGGAAGGAGATTTAGTTCACCTTTATGCATCCATATGAATCTGAACCAGTATGTCTGATCACATACCTGCTCTGGTTTCCTCCCAATGAGGATGCTCAGGACCTTGCTGAAGAAACTGGCCAGAAGCGGATTGAGGGGAGGCTCATTCTGTAGGAAGCTGTAGAGTTTCATCAGTAAATTTTCATCTTCACCGAGCATGTCATTGATCTGGCTAACATCTGAAGTCAGGAGTTCACAGGATATGTTGGGATAcctttaaataaaaagacaagcAACACCTCCATTTAACAGACCTCAAACAAGAAATCCAACATAAGTCAACAAACAGTCATGAAGAAGCTTAGCACAGCAATTTCTAGAACAAATGTTtttgtatggaatgatattccggacttttttcaaaaggaattgcaaattgtatttgcaattgcgttttcaatttgtggacgcataaaatgtgacataatccaaatgcaaatgcaaatcgcgcattaccattttcattttcgtttaagcgaacgcacagtgtctgccaaatttaaaatggaaatgcaaagtccgtttgcaattgtgtttcccatatcttacgagctatgagcctgtcatatttaaatagcaatattaattaccacatttgccttttcactctctctacactgtgcatgtaaactgccaaaactcaaatggaatcgcaattccttttgcatttgaatttccaacgtctacacggaaacctgtcaatcaagagacaagggtggggccattttattgggcgtgtttgcactgggaagtgacgtcactcaaagtcgacggtaataaataattattaattaattagtgtggactttgtcatctaaatacttaaccAATAgggttaaggatgtgtcttaaaaattacttcatcttttctatcctgtgaagctttacttaaaaaagatgtttcctgatattgatactttatgttctttttgtggtgctgaacacgaatccatttctcatctcttctgggaatgcacatatacaagtctgttctcgAAGAATTTTTATATCTTcgatcatactaaaatgtaccatgttttactatggtaaatatgagttatcgatagtgtttataattaaaccacagtagccacaaatgtacagttgtctgagacgttatgaaatgttctttaacatcatgaaccataaaatgtggTCAGtggtctgctatggtttattttcataataggtaaacacggtcgcatttccttgattcagcagtaGCACGATGTGaggccgagagtcctgtcttcaaTCGAGAAATCTGGAGCTGATTTGGTCTAGAtcggtagctcagtggttagtgactcgCGGCGCGGTGCTCCGTCTtctagcgcgtgttcgaaacccgcaccatcacagacgtactttatttttttgtttatcctacttctGCCgtgaaacgggcgatcatactaataacttgtaatctttacaagaatatctgaatcatgcagtgagcaagtctgcgtttattaaacacttaatatcatgtcagtttgtgctttcagaattgccgagtctgctgccgtcgttccagcacatctgcagcagagacctgtcctgaaccaggaagttggtcaccagataacacggtaaccagttaaaccgtaacacctggaagattaggcaaatagacgcTGATTTCGgacatgcatcctcggtagttcagactttgtgcattcgactcgggagtgtgatgtctgtgaggacgcaggtccggtaattctgcaaacagcagtgtacatgataacttcagtcagctcgccttgactactgcaattttcctcactgtatatttacaataaaacaaaaaaggatatgaaatacccctgcctcctttcattttccatttaaacataataatagcagcagaaatgtacttggttcaggaaaatgtgtatatatacagtcattacaaatgaaactaaatattatatcaattgtctcttttattaccgtcgactgtgagtgacgtcacttcccagtgcaaacacgcccaataaaatggccccacccctgtcacttgattgacaggtttccgtgtagacgttggaaattcaaatgcaaaaggaattgcgattccatttgagttttggcagtttacatgcacagtgcagagagagtgaaaaggcaaatgtggtagttaatattgctatttaaatgacAGTCTCATAGCTCCTAAGATATgagaaacacaattgcaaacggactttgcatttccattttaaatttggcagacactgtgcgttcgcttaaacgaaaatgcaaacggtaatgcgcgatttgcatttgcgtttggattatgtcacattttatgcgtccacaaagtgaaaacgcaattgcaaatacaatttgcaattccttttgaataaagtccggaatatcattccatatttTTGTCGAGCAAGAATGAAAtgttattattacttatatttgATCTTCTCCTCCACATCGTCATTGGGCTCCTGAGTGATGTAGCTCACGAGATCCTCCATGCACTGTGGCCTCACCAGGAAGTCCACGAGCTTGTGGTTCTGAGACTTGCACTCCTGTAAGACATCCTCCTCATCCATCACCTCTGTCAGCGTAACATCATCCTTTTCCAGGAGTGTGTCAATGTGGGATGTCGTGTGCAGATCAAACTTCCAAAACATGGTGCTGCTGAGGAATTAATAAATAGGAGGGGATGGTTTTCAGATTAGGTTTGCTCAtctatgagattttttttttttttttttttttgtgagttttgTATTATCACTTTGACTGTAGAGAAGCTAAAATGTGACTAATTATGAAAAGGCTTACCTGAGTGTAGCAGAGACCAGAGGGTAAAAActctgattaaaaataaaagaatgctTGTGCTCTTTGGGACTTCTGGCCCATTACAGGCACCACAGGCGGCAGAAACTGGACAGACCCTTAAATAAAGGACACATGCAGCAGAAATGTCCCCTGCCACAGCATAAACACTCAACACACACCTGCAACAGAGAACAGACAGAACATGTATTTGTTATTGGTAAAGAACAAATACATCTTTTCTTTAACCCAACTAATATGACTAGAGTCTGATTTAATACAAAAACAATGCACCAGTTCACACAAAACAAACGGCAGTTTTGTTTGCGGGAAAAACAGACAAAAGTTTAAAGAAAACCAAGTTCCTTGTTGTGATGTTGACAACCTAGCAACACAACAGTCACTCTCACCAGACTAACTCCTCTGATCGGTCTGTAACAATTATCAACACAAACAACACATGACtgtggttttatttttgtttgttttcctaaCAAGGAAATTGCACATCATTTCTAACACAAGAGACTCAATTATGTCAGGTTAAATCCCAAAGTCCATTTGACAGCTCTGGCATCAAATTATTATAATTGGagatagtgttgtcacggtaccaaaatttcagtattcggtaccgataccagtgaaaatccacgggaccaattttggtaccaaagcaaaacataaaaaaataactttttatcacaaaaaataaaaccaatgccattctttatacttatttacaattgtgtttaggttcttctacaagtaatataattatgaaaaacagtaaacaagtttcacccaaatttaatttgtcttttaatttatgaaatttaaacattttattttttggtaaataaaggggatttgctattaaaattaaaacatggaagaaatattgtgtgattaattgttaattaacagtagtagcagtatcacatacattttacaaaataatagtaatatttctagcacaatgcctttatctaaaaatgaatttgtaatgaatgcatatttgtcatttatctgaacttaagactggtggtgatgcttaagatatttttgttcattgagtgtttctgtaaaaaaaaaaaaaaaaaagtaatagatcataataattattattaaaagataataatactactaattctaccaTACtgacaatatacaatgcactatggattgatgagctgctgggttcatgaatattaatcaagttgtctgcgttcggtcgaactgatttgctgaaatcaaaacagggacggtaaaagatgagtgccagccaatgaaattgacatttgcgcattagctccgcccactactggagaaaccggcatatcttctgcttgttcgaaaatatgaataattctaaatgaactccattattttgacaggagaagacaacaaagaatatagtttacatgtagcatgtcgattcagcgtggtaagactctcgctctctctctttgcatgtgtgagaaacagagctatcagcaaagcgacggcgagtcgtgctccttcacacagagtttacagttcggcaaataccatagacagtaaaagaggcaaatacaggtgtactgtgcgtccattgagatgaattgaaaagtacagatcgcttgatggagagagaactctgaagcgctcagttagtgttcagcgagtgaaaatatatctgcgccaatcttataatagcctcgaacacacacacacactggcgagtaaaatctaagaacttattagccaatggctaacaatagacataatttactcgccctgagtaaaatttattcacatatgcgagtgatttacttgcaatgttgaggctgttttgacggttttccgtgaatacctttaaattgacactggttttactcaaatgaaacggtaaaatgcttgtgaagtgactcagaacagttctggtgatgttgtatgtcctcattattgcaagcgtcatgcgcttcagtctatgtactaaacaaaccattcattcattcacagacATGCATGCAGAACATGCATGTTGGGGGGTTGGGCTAGGCTCCCCCGAAAGAGCTTTGACTTTAGCCTCCTTCCATCTTCCAGCAAACATGCTTTCCATCAATTTACAGTGATACAAGTggattta
It encodes:
- the LOC132133778 gene encoding serine/threonine-protein phosphatase 6 regulatory subunit 3-like isoform X2, whose protein sequence is MFWKFDLHTTSHIDTLLEKDDVTLTEVMDEEDVLQECKSQNHKLVDFLVRPQCMEDLVSYITQEPNDDVEEKIKYKYPNISCELLTSDVSQINDMLGEDENLLMKLYSFLQNEPPLNPLLASFFSKVLSILIGRKPEQIVEFLRKREDFVDLLIKHIGTSAIMDLLLRMLTCIEPQQLRQDVLNWLNEEKVIQRLVDMVQPSQDEDRHSNASQSLCEIIRLSRDQMFQVQGCSEPDPLLATLEKQETVEQLLSNIFDKEKNESAIVSVIQILLTLFETRRPAFEGHLEICPSGMNHPSFSVNQSILDAVRPRLKDFHQLLLEPPKKTVLNTTWGVLDPPVGNTRLNVVRLVTSLLQTNTHIINQELIALNTLGVILDMYFKYLWNNFLHTQVEICTAMILAMPSTQSESPEINRENDQEPIRENILIKHLFQKCQLIQTILDAWGSNEKEQTEGGRRRGYMGHLTRIANSIVQNSDKGPNGTQIQQLLSELPEEDRERWEAFTSGQLADTNKKNTVDLVNTHHIHSSSDDEVDFKDSGFHQDSSIQQAFSDYQMQQMTSNFIEQFGFNDEEFADQDDVGDIPFDRISDINFSLNTNESANMALFEACCKEKIQQFEDAGSDEEDIWDEKDVTFAPEAQRRPRSSGSTDSEDSTDSEEEDGKRDPFESTNATSDDRMEVDSGDGSVWTANFDDIPMDTGSSTAPSAPVSTSPTAVPEPSGWNSPNTANAERGWADFSSLTPVSPKDPLRSNSPVAMETSIETDPLGVNAPMQQENTEEWLPNETTLTSPTGRVGDGLDPEEEPVSDRITETVTNGSMKETVSLTVDAKTETAIFKSEEETRSTSDDASAKLFVAESGEVEKSSCPPSNCQKPGIKHLEEKAKSTCKALNGPLEDAAAMDEAKSEQCTANPEAAVNGPA
- the LOC132133778 gene encoding serine/threonine-protein phosphatase 6 regulatory subunit 3-B-like isoform X5 → MFWKFDLHTTSHIDTLLEKDDVTLTEVMDEEDVLQECKSQNHKLVDFLVRPQCMEDLVSYITQEPNDDVEEKIKYKYPNISCELLTSDVSQINDMLGEDENLLMKLYSFLQNEPPLNPLLASFFSKVLSILIGRKPEQIVEFLRKREDFVDLLIKHIGTSAIMDLLLRMLTCIEPQQLRQDVLNWLNEEKVIQRLVDMVQPSQDEDRHSNASQSLCEIIRLSRDQMFQVQGCSEPDPLLATLEKQETVEQLLSNIFDKEKNESAIVSVIQILLTLFETRRPAFEGHLEICPSGMNHPSFSVNQSILDAVRPRLKDFHQLLLEPPKKTVLNTTWGVLDPPVGNTRLNVVRLVTSLLQTNTHIINQELIALNTLGVILDMYFKYLWNNFLHTQVEICTAMILAMPSTQSESPEINRENDQEPIRENILIKHLFQKCQLIQTILDAWGSNEKEQTEGGRRRGYMGHLTRIANSIVQNSDKGPNGTQIQQLLSELPEEDRERWEAFTSGQLADTNKKNTVDLVNTHHIHSSSDDEVDFKDSGFHQDSSIQQFGFNDEEFADQDDVGDIPFDRISDINFSLNTNESANMALFEACCKEKIQQFEDAGSDEEDIWDEKDVTFAPEAQRRPRSSGSTDSEDSTDSEEEDGKRDPFESTNATSDDRMEVDSGDGSVWTANFDDIPMDTGSSTAPSAPVSTSPTAVPEPSGWNSPNTANAERGWADFSSLTPVSPKDPLRSNSPVAMETSIETDPLGVNAPMQQENTEEWLPNETTLTSPTGRVGDGLDPEEEPVSDRITETVTNGSMKETVSLTVDAKTETAIFKSEEETRSTSDDASAKLFVAESGEVEKSSCPPSNCQKPGIKHLEEKAKSTCKALNGPLEDAAAMDEAKSEQCTANPEAAVNGPA